A single genomic interval of Natronoarchaeum philippinense harbors:
- a CDS encoding sodium-dependent transporter, which translates to MALEEVTREKWATRLGFILAAVGSAVGLGNIWRFPFQVGQEGGAAFLVMYLLFVAIIGIPAMLVEFVVGRSSERNPINAFDRLGHGEWRFIGILGVITGFLILSYYSVVAGWVTRYTFASLTGAYFGEAGAYFGQISAGPAAVGFHALFMVVTAVIVAAGIQKGIEMAVKVMVPALLVLLVGLIAYAFTLEGAAQGYEYYLSPDFGVIAANWTSILPAAAGQAFFTLSLGMGVMITYASYIDEDRNLGVDGGWIAFLNTLVSILAGLVVFPVLFTIGTEPGSGGPGELFAGVGGAIAQVPGSRLVGFLFFGVVTIAALSSAISILEVLVSYAIDNYSIERPTATAVISAIVFVVGIPSAMSTDVLTLFDATTAQLLLPLGVFLTVIFVGWVYQDSAKELAKGTGSDASGTLPVLWLWYVRIPILIVVGFVLVINATELYGTLTDMLL; encoded by the coding sequence GAAGAAGTAACGAGAGAGAAGTGGGCGACCCGTCTCGGGTTCATCCTCGCCGCCGTCGGCAGTGCGGTGGGGCTAGGTAACATCTGGCGATTCCCCTTCCAAGTCGGACAGGAGGGAGGTGCAGCGTTTCTGGTCATGTACCTGCTGTTCGTGGCGATCATCGGCATCCCGGCGATGCTGGTCGAGTTCGTCGTCGGCCGAAGCTCCGAACGCAACCCGATCAACGCGTTCGATCGGCTGGGCCACGGCGAGTGGCGCTTTATCGGCATTCTCGGCGTCATAACCGGGTTCCTGATTCTGTCGTACTACTCGGTCGTCGCCGGTTGGGTGACCCGCTACACCTTCGCAAGCCTGACAGGTGCGTACTTCGGCGAAGCGGGCGCGTACTTCGGACAGATTTCGGCGGGCCCGGCAGCGGTCGGCTTCCACGCGCTGTTTATGGTTGTCACCGCGGTGATCGTCGCGGCCGGTATTCAGAAGGGTATCGAGATGGCGGTCAAGGTGATGGTGCCGGCACTGCTGGTACTGCTCGTCGGACTGATCGCCTACGCCTTCACGCTCGAGGGCGCCGCGCAGGGCTACGAATACTACCTCTCGCCGGACTTCGGCGTCATTGCGGCGAACTGGACGTCCATCCTTCCGGCGGCAGCGGGACAGGCGTTTTTCACCCTCTCGCTCGGGATGGGCGTGATGATCACCTACGCGTCCTACATCGACGAGGACCGCAACCTCGGCGTCGACGGGGGCTGGATCGCCTTCCTGAACACGCTGGTGTCGATCCTCGCCGGACTCGTCGTCTTCCCGGTGCTGTTCACGATCGGTACCGAGCCCGGCAGCGGCGGCCCGGGCGAGCTGTTCGCAGGCGTCGGCGGCGCCATCGCGCAGGTTCCCGGTAGCCGACTCGTCGGCTTCCTGTTCTTCGGCGTCGTCACCATCGCGGCGCTGTCGAGCGCGATCAGCATCCTCGAGGTGCTCGTCTCCTACGCCATCGACAACTACAGCATCGAGCGCCCCACGGCGACAGCCGTGATCTCGGCGATCGTGTTCGTCGTCGGCATCCCGTCGGCGATGAGCACTGACGTTCTCACGCTGTTCGACGCCACCACCGCACAGTTGCTGTTGCCACTAGGCGTGTTTCTCACCGTGATTTTCGTCGGCTGGGTGTACCAAGACTCCGCCAAGGAACTCGCAAAGGGCACCGGATCGGACGCCAGCGGGACCTTGCCGGTCCTGTGGCTCTGGTACGTCCGGATCCCGATTCTCATCGTGGTCGGGTTCGTGCTCGTTATCAACGCAACGGAGCTGTATGGCACGTTGACTGATATGCTGTTGTAG